The proteins below come from a single Saccharopolyspora sp. SCSIO 74807 genomic window:
- a CDS encoding Scr1 family TA system antitoxin-like transcriptional regulator: MRSGAGTGEGAPDRAFRVLQGAPIVPLAHYSSVVFLHESADTAAYRSATDALRSLAMTPGESVGLIARAVEEMESEG, from the coding sequence GTGCGGTCCGGCGCCGGGACGGGGGAGGGAGCGCCGGACCGGGCTTTTCGAGTTCTCCAAGGGGCGCCGATCGTCCCTCTGGCGCACTACAGCTCCGTCGTATTTCTGCACGAGTCGGCCGACACTGCTGCTTATCGGTCGGCTACCGATGCCCTGCGCTCGCTGGCGATGACCCCGGGAGAGTCAGTAGGGCTCATCGCTCGTGCCGTCGAGGAGATGGAGAGCGAGGGATGA
- a CDS encoding DUF397 domain-containing protein: MTVQPSRWRKSSYTHQQTACVEVGRLGSGAAVRDSKNRPAGYVEVPPQA; this comes from the coding sequence ATGACGGTGCAGCCCAGTCGATGGAGGAAATCCAGTTACACGCACCAGCAGACTGCGTGCGTCGAAGTCGGGCGTCTTGGCTCGGGTGCCGCGGTTCGCGACTCGAAGAATCGCCCCGCGGGCTATGTCGAAGTGCCCCCGCAGGCATGA
- a CDS encoding WhiB family transcriptional regulator — MEGRSIRLGSTAATRPGVPDWYASALCAQADPEAFFPEKGESANIAKRICGGCEVRDDCLAHALGHGEHHGIWGGLSETERRELRSAAARRGPSDADSIEAVYRRSRAG, encoded by the coding sequence GTGGAGGGCCGAAGCATCCGGCTCGGAAGTACGGCCGCAACGCGGCCCGGTGTACCGGATTGGTACGCGTCCGCCCTGTGCGCTCAGGCGGATCCGGAGGCGTTCTTCCCGGAGAAGGGCGAGTCCGCGAACATCGCGAAGCGCATCTGCGGTGGCTGCGAGGTGCGGGACGACTGCCTCGCGCACGCGCTCGGACACGGCGAGCACCATGGGATCTGGGGCGGGTTGAGCGAGACCGAGCGCCGCGAGCTGCGGTCGGCCGCGGCGCGGCGCGGTCCGTCCGATGCGGATTCGATCGAAGCGGTCTACCGGCGGTCCCGGGCGGGGTAG
- a CDS encoding YbaB/EbfC family nucleoid-associated protein, protein MGENVTQPGQDRAALEARNAAMREQVDGLLDKFHQQTAQLQQAQVAAEQVSATITSDDGLVTATVDSAGSLVSMAFAASSFQRSDPKRLASTATETVRRATAEVQRQKTELMAPITEGLPDLADIVEGAPSLQGLMPKVPGEESAQQQAPAREAGPDTTRPETAPPNPRPRARRSPDDDDDDGMQQSWLLPGGR, encoded by the coding sequence GTGGGGGAGAACGTGACCCAGCCCGGGCAGGACCGCGCCGCGCTCGAAGCGCGCAACGCGGCAATGCGCGAACAGGTGGACGGTCTGCTGGACAAGTTCCACCAGCAGACCGCGCAGCTGCAGCAGGCGCAGGTCGCCGCCGAGCAGGTGAGCGCCACGATCACTTCGGACGACGGTTTGGTGACCGCCACCGTCGATTCCGCGGGTTCGCTGGTGAGCATGGCGTTCGCCGCGTCGTCGTTCCAGCGCAGCGACCCGAAGCGGCTCGCAAGCACCGCCACCGAGACGGTGCGCCGCGCCACCGCGGAGGTGCAGCGGCAGAAGACCGAGCTGATGGCCCCGATCACCGAGGGCCTGCCGGACCTGGCCGACATCGTCGAAGGCGCGCCCTCGCTGCAAGGACTCATGCCGAAGGTGCCGGGCGAGGAATCCGCGCAACAGCAGGCTCCCGCCCGGGAAGCCGGGCCGGACACGACCCGCCCGGAAACGGCACCGCCGAACCCGCGGCCGCGCGCCAGGCGCAGTCCGGACGACGACGATGACGACGGCATGCAGCAGAGCTGGCTGCTGCCGGGAGGCCGCTGA
- a CDS encoding WXG100 family type VII secretion target: MSGPGGTHIDPDRVRAGATKFDVAADRLEQVHQDLQRQLQEQGPCWGADESGQAFAKDYEPGADGMEQALQSLTGALRSMREQVQGVADDSQATDQRNAEVIGGAGN, translated from the coding sequence ATGAGCGGTCCCGGCGGCACGCACATCGACCCGGACCGGGTGCGCGCCGGCGCCACGAAGTTCGACGTGGCCGCCGACCGGCTCGAACAGGTCCACCAAGACCTTCAGCGGCAGTTGCAGGAGCAGGGGCCGTGCTGGGGTGCGGACGAGTCCGGTCAGGCGTTCGCGAAGGACTACGAGCCCGGTGCGGACGGGATGGAGCAGGCGCTGCAGTCGCTCACCGGTGCGCTGCGGTCGATGCGCGAGCAGGTGCAGGGCGTGGCCGACGACTCGCAGGCCACCGACCAGCGCAATGCCGAGGTTATCGGTGGGGCGGGGAACTGA
- a CDS encoding toxin glutamine deamidase domain-containing protein, protein MGLEIPDELKWLTWLVGESWPEGDEDKLRALRDAWTQTGQAIPDVVDAGDAAAREVLGSWQGESADAFERQWKNLTEGEQAAFQHIQEMCEQLAQSCDQTALDVEYTKYMIIASLVLLAIQIAAMIAAAFVSAGASTAAIVPAQLATRAAVQMAFRQLVQKLMQQGVKQVAKEALEKVLREGLEKLGKQGMKNLAGMAAKNAGAQVALDAGIQGAQVAAGDRKSWDWDKTGDAAASGAGEGLAGHLVNGPGAGAGSVLGHAAKGGAEGALGSVAGAAATGDLGSLSAGDVFSGALGGSVDGGVGGAKDGFSGAADAAGARQAADAADSVRGADSGADVGGSHTGGSGPGDSGGADGSGGTDGSGGTDGSGGADGSGGPGSSSGASGPGGADGPNSADGSGGAVGSGSAAGADASSGSSGGSGGSGNGGVAANFGDSAGAGSGTAASGGSGETGNPADSGTQSGSGAGGGEPGGRGSVAGSSGSGNGVPDAPAATAASSAVPPEAPAGAYGSGAPGMGGMPPAAAHHPGNQGGGPGGPPGQGVPGAPSGGMPGGAPAGGGFAAPGGRGGPYAQQPPANPQKSTMDHSGRGAPSQQGGFRGTTGFPQGQHPAHPNANPAHPNPGQFNGPANRPGAPAGPAQSPGAPHPGAPQGRPGMPGGPNPAGAPGHPNSPTPQSSPAPQNFPAPQSFPAPQSFPAPQNSPAPQGGPNQGMPGGGQHPGAPQGGHPGRGMPQGGQPGAPQGGQPNPVGPHAQPDRGAPQGGQPDRGAANPNHAQHGGHPARPPLGPPPNNAPQNFAQPNAPQRPQPAPGQGPPQGGYAPPQGFQQQGPPAPPARPGGPQPPNAFQQGPPQQGRPQHPGRPNGGRPESPQQGGNDLGQGHPQQPASQPSHGPQSGQPQQPGRPQQSGHPQQPGPSQQAVPPQQRGQQQPDPERSATQTPTRQSPPEGAQDRTPSDQRNPRPENSPAAEKPPHTAEQPRTEAPRTEEFASDSPGDAARDGAPGPDAQHQQHDSSDSSGEPDAAWLSKDDLDFCFDPDYRAPAESFQALEDKIAEKPDWNDAEREACTRLDVLRDRVQGKLAELDGISARGALAAHSYTSHDVFPALNHGCRVGQLSASQLGQVQAIVSGLNELPRHQGSVVRGIDFLNPEAAARAAAHYEPGRITVETSITSLSMKTDGDDRPAIEGNVELHVESTAARRLQELASNPSEREVVLLPSSQLMVHSKELVPYEAGDGSTKHKWVIHAEEIAPGDPRHLGQDQAKQLMVERQDLARRQAAEFAASNDFDSVLNPAGSPQDHAAHGEPSDGRATSGLHIPTETAVADPGRSADLDGVPAPRTDSATELPGEEPGPSKLERMLAPDDTPFSGHPADPFGPDDGFDATGPPLDADGNPDWRQLERSTPPVTNLPAIHNGTAVPEHHAAYVDQRHPELRAVNPNFDHPNAYENGTRTNCTRCVVSYAQRLIGIDAQAEPVLPNELKAKGTLPWVQQQLGGAWESHGSYDDVISRMSGQPLGSHAVIGVQFATPDGVLGHVAMVTNTPEGVAFIDPQSGTLMQLPHPPLGLHLLPFGSLESELPDAGAGHSGEHTGGAAEKSAEPQESAVAPLSDTDGVRESPADDLHRLPDGPWFGQHTNPFRPTIEEEEPASAVPPTGAAHYGRSAGEPGAEEPGTSAPAVPHEPAPANGPQGTSQASDVPAVPGHSESARLGGMNRSMSGTLEPETAAQDPAEQTGSESGGPASAGSAAPGTSTSSAVDARAGDAPSAPGPAGRSADAAPAPSAGEPSAAGGGAGGLPPAMGPAAPGAGTATRAPGGHSSSWRAGAAGEITHNREQVIPGELAAKYLGNHEPGPIITGDGRQSMFRGNAAPSIPGDAGFEDSQVRMRFAVPARDDRGIADDVDFFGQAEIVVQDVAGAETVLGTFDAGSQNWTPTDAGRRWLQDSQ, encoded by the coding sequence ATGGGCTTGGAGATTCCCGACGAGCTCAAGTGGCTGACTTGGCTGGTCGGGGAGAGCTGGCCGGAAGGCGACGAGGACAAGCTGCGCGCGCTGCGCGACGCCTGGACGCAGACCGGGCAGGCCATCCCCGACGTGGTCGACGCGGGCGACGCCGCCGCGCGCGAAGTGCTGGGCAGCTGGCAGGGGGAGTCCGCGGACGCCTTCGAGCGGCAGTGGAAGAACCTCACCGAAGGCGAGCAGGCGGCCTTTCAGCACATCCAGGAGATGTGCGAGCAGCTGGCGCAGTCCTGCGACCAGACCGCGCTGGACGTCGAATACACCAAATATATGATCATCGCGTCGCTGGTGCTGCTGGCGATCCAGATCGCCGCGATGATCGCCGCCGCGTTCGTCAGCGCCGGTGCTTCCACCGCCGCGATCGTGCCCGCGCAGCTCGCGACCCGGGCGGCCGTGCAGATGGCGTTCCGCCAGCTCGTGCAGAAGCTGATGCAGCAGGGTGTCAAGCAGGTCGCCAAGGAAGCCCTGGAGAAGGTTCTCCGAGAGGGGCTGGAGAAGCTCGGCAAGCAGGGGATGAAGAACCTCGCGGGCATGGCGGCGAAGAACGCCGGCGCGCAGGTGGCGCTGGACGCCGGGATCCAAGGTGCGCAGGTCGCCGCGGGGGATCGGAAGTCGTGGGACTGGGACAAGACCGGCGATGCCGCCGCCAGCGGGGCGGGCGAAGGACTCGCCGGGCACTTGGTCAACGGTCCCGGCGCCGGTGCGGGCAGCGTGCTCGGGCACGCGGCGAAAGGCGGGGCGGAAGGCGCGCTCGGCAGCGTCGCCGGGGCGGCGGCTACCGGTGATCTCGGCAGTCTTTCCGCCGGGGACGTGTTCTCGGGCGCGCTCGGTGGGTCGGTCGACGGCGGTGTCGGTGGGGCGAAGGACGGCTTCAGCGGGGCTGCGGATGCGGCGGGTGCGCGGCAGGCGGCGGATGCGGCCGATTCGGTGCGCGGGGCGGATTCGGGTGCGGACGTTGGTGGTTCGCACACCGGTGGTTCGGGGCCGGGTGATTCCGGTGGCGCCGATGGCTCTGGCGGCACCGATGGCTCTGGCGGCACCGATGGCTCTGGCGGAGCGGATGGCTCCGGCGGACCTGGTAGTTCGAGCGGAGCCAGTGGTCCAGGGGGCGCCGATGGCCCGAACAGTGCGGATGGTTCGGGCGGCGCGGTCGGCTCGGGCAGTGCCGCTGGCGCGGACGCCTCGTCGGGTTCGTCCGGTGGCTCGGGCGGTTCTGGAAATGGCGGTGTCGCGGCGAATTTCGGCGACTCGGCGGGTGCGGGTTCCGGCACCGCTGCCTCGGGCGGTTCCGGCGAAACGGGAAATCCCGCGGATTCCGGGACGCAGTCCGGTTCGGGCGCGGGCGGCGGCGAGCCCGGCGGCCGGGGTTCGGTAGCGGGTTCCTCGGGTTCGGGCAACGGTGTTCCGGACGCACCGGCGGCAACCGCCGCGTCTTCGGCCGTTCCGCCGGAAGCTCCGGCAGGCGCCTATGGCAGCGGAGCCCCGGGTATGGGCGGGATGCCACCGGCGGCCGCGCACCATCCCGGCAACCAAGGTGGTGGGCCGGGCGGGCCACCTGGTCAGGGCGTTCCGGGTGCTCCTTCTGGCGGGATGCCGGGCGGGGCACCGGCAGGCGGTGGATTCGCTGCACCGGGAGGCCGCGGCGGGCCCTACGCGCAGCAGCCGCCCGCGAACCCGCAAAAGTCCACAATGGACCATTCGGGCCGGGGTGCTCCTTCGCAGCAAGGTGGTTTCCGCGGCACCACCGGCTTTCCGCAAGGGCAGCACCCGGCGCATCCCAACGCCAATCCCGCGCATCCGAATCCCGGTCAGTTCAACGGTCCTGCGAACCGTCCGGGCGCACCCGCAGGACCGGCGCAATCTCCCGGGGCGCCGCATCCTGGTGCGCCGCAAGGCCGTCCGGGGATGCCCGGAGGCCCGAACCCGGCGGGAGCTCCCGGCCACCCGAACTCCCCGACACCGCAGAGTTCTCCAGCACCGCAGAACTTCCCAGCACCGCAGAGTTTCCCAGCGCCGCAGAGTTTCCCAGCGCCGCAGAACTCGCCAGCGCCGCAGGGAGGCCCCAACCAGGGAATGCCGGGAGGTGGTCAGCACCCCGGCGCGCCGCAGGGCGGCCATCCCGGTCGCGGTATGCCGCAGGGTGGCCAGCCGGGTGCGCCGCAGGGCGGTCAGCCGAATCCCGTTGGGCCGCACGCTCAACCCGATCGCGGTGCGCCGCAGGGCGGTCAGCCGGATCGCGGCGCGGCAAACCCGAACCACGCCCAGCACGGCGGCCATCCCGCCCGGCCCCCGCTCGGCCCGCCGCCCAACAACGCGCCGCAGAACTTCGCTCAGCCGAACGCACCACAGCGCCCGCAACCGGCTCCGGGACAAGGACCGCCGCAGGGCGGTTACGCCCCGCCGCAAGGGTTCCAGCAGCAAGGCCCGCCGGCCCCGCCCGCGCGCCCCGGCGGACCGCAGCCGCCGAACGCCTTCCAGCAAGGACCTCCCCAGCAAGGCCGCCCCCAGCACCCGGGTCGGCCGAACGGCGGACGACCGGAAAGCCCGCAGCAGGGCGGAAACGACCTCGGCCAGGGCCATCCTCAACAGCCCGCATCCCAGCCGAGCCACGGCCCGCAGTCGGGCCAGCCCCAACAGCCCGGCCGGCCACAACAGTCCGGCCATCCTCAACAGCCCGGTCCGTCGCAGCAGGCCGTTCCGCCCCAACAGCGTGGTCAGCAGCAACCCGACCCGGAACGCTCCGCGACGCAGACGCCAACTCGCCAGTCCCCACCGGAGGGCGCGCAGGACCGGACTCCGTCCGACCAGCGAAACCCGCGACCCGAGAACTCCCCAGCGGCGGAAAAGCCGCCGCACACCGCCGAACAGCCACGCACCGAGGCTCCGCGGACCGAAGAGTTCGCATCGGACTCCCCTGGTGACGCTGCGCGGGACGGCGCTCCCGGCCCGGACGCCCAGCACCAGCAACACGACTCGTCGGACAGCTCCGGCGAGCCCGACGCTGCGTGGTTGTCCAAGGACGATCTGGACTTCTGCTTCGACCCGGACTACCGGGCGCCCGCCGAGTCGTTCCAAGCCCTGGAAGACAAGATCGCGGAGAAGCCGGACTGGAACGACGCCGAGCGCGAGGCGTGCACCCGCCTCGACGTCCTGCGCGACCGGGTGCAGGGCAAGCTCGCCGAGCTCGACGGCATCTCCGCTCGCGGTGCGTTGGCCGCGCACTCGTACACCTCGCACGACGTGTTCCCCGCGCTGAACCACGGATGCCGGGTCGGTCAGCTCAGCGCGAGCCAGCTCGGGCAGGTGCAGGCGATCGTCTCCGGTCTCAACGAGTTGCCGCGGCACCAGGGGTCGGTGGTCCGCGGTATCGACTTCTTGAACCCGGAAGCCGCGGCTCGTGCGGCGGCGCACTACGAGCCGGGCCGGATCACCGTGGAAACCTCGATCACCAGCCTGTCGATGAAGACCGACGGCGACGACCGCCCGGCGATCGAGGGCAACGTGGAGCTGCACGTCGAGTCCACCGCGGCGCGCCGGTTGCAGGAGCTCGCGAGCAATCCGTCCGAGCGCGAAGTGGTGTTGCTGCCTTCCTCGCAGCTGATGGTGCACAGCAAGGAACTCGTGCCGTACGAGGCCGGGGACGGTTCCACCAAGCACAAATGGGTCATCCACGCCGAAGAGATCGCGCCGGGCGACCCGCGGCACTTGGGCCAGGACCAGGCGAAACAGCTGATGGTCGAGCGTCAGGACCTCGCGCGGCGGCAGGCGGCCGAATTCGCCGCGAGCAACGACTTCGACTCGGTCCTGAACCCGGCGGGCAGCCCGCAGGACCACGCGGCGCACGGGGAGCCTTCGGACGGCCGGGCCACCAGCGGCCTGCACATTCCGACCGAGACCGCAGTCGCCGACCCGGGCCGATCCGCCGACCTCGATGGCGTTCCGGCTCCCCGAACGGACTCCGCAACGGAACTTCCCGGCGAGGAGCCCGGGCCGAGCAAGCTCGAGCGGATGCTTGCGCCGGACGACACCCCGTTCTCCGGGCATCCCGCGGATCCGTTCGGCCCGGATGACGGCTTCGACGCGACCGGACCACCCCTTGACGCGGACGGAAATCCGGATTGGCGTCAGCTCGAACGCAGCACGCCCCCGGTCACCAACCTGCCTGCGATCCACAACGGCACCGCGGTACCGGAGCACCACGCCGCGTACGTCGACCAGCGCCACCCGGAGCTTCGCGCGGTCAACCCGAACTTCGACCACCCGAACGCTTACGAGAACGGCACGAGGACGAACTGCACCCGGTGCGTCGTGTCGTACGCGCAGCGGTTGATCGGCATCGACGCGCAAGCCGAGCCGGTGCTGCCGAACGAACTCAAGGCCAAAGGAACGTTGCCGTGGGTGCAGCAACAACTCGGCGGTGCGTGGGAAAGCCACGGCAGCTACGACGACGTGATCAGCCGGATGAGCGGGCAGCCGCTCGGCTCGCACGCCGTCATCGGTGTTCAGTTCGCCACTCCGGACGGCGTGCTCGGTCACGTCGCGATGGTGACCAACACGCCCGAAGGCGTGGCGTTCATCGATCCGCAGTCCGGCACGCTGATGCAACTGCCGCACCCGCCACTAGGGTTGCACCTGCTGCCGTTCGGATCGCTGGAGTCGGAACTCCCCGATGCCGGGGCCGGTCATTCCGGGGAGCACACCGGTGGCGCTGCCGAAAAATCCGCCGAGCCGCAGGAATCGGCCGTTGCCCCGCTGTCGGACACCGACGGCGTCCGCGAGTCGCCTGCCGACGATCTGCACCGCCTTCCGGACGGACCGTGGTTCGGGCAGCACACCAACCCGTTCCGGCCGACGATCGAGGAAGAAGAGCCGGCATCGGCCGTGCCGCCGACCGGTGCCGCGCATTACGGGCGATCGGCGGGCGAACCGGGCGCGGAAGAACCGGGTACGTCGGCACCTGCCGTGCCGCATGAGCCAGCGCCTGCAAACGGTCCACAAGGGACTTCGCAAGCCTCGGATGTGCCTGCTGTGCCTGGGCATTCCGAATCCGCACGTCTCGGCGGAATGAACAGGTCGATGAGTGGAACGCTGGAACCCGAGACGGCCGCTCAGGATCCCGCCGAACAGACCGGTTCCGAAAGTGGCGGCCCGGCATCCGCCGGCAGCGCCGCACCGGGTACGTCCACCAGCTCCGCCGTCGATGCGCGGGCGGGCGATGCTCCCAGCGCACCCGGCCCGGCAGGTCGTTCGGCCGATGCGGCGCCCGCACCGTCCGCCGGGGAACCGAGCGCAGCAGGCGGTGGCGCCGGTGGCCTGCCTCCGGCGATGGGACCTGCGGCACCGGGAGCGGGAACGGCGACCCGCGCCCCCGGTGGACATTCCTCCTCCTGGCGGGCCGGTGCCGCCGGGGAGATCACGCACAACCGCGAACAGGTGATTCCCGGAGAACTCGCGGCGAAGTACCTGGGGAACCACGAGCCCGGGCCGATCATCACCGGTGACGGCAGGCAATCGATGTTCCGCGGCAACGCCGCGCCATCGATACCCGGCGATGCAGGCTTCGAGGACTCGCAGGTGAGGATGCGCTTCGCGGTCCCCGCCCGGGATGACCGGGGGATCGCGGACGACGTCGATTTCTTCGGTCAGGCGGAGATCGTGGTGCAGGACGTCGCGGGCGCGGAAACGGTGCTCGGCACCTTCGACGCGGGCTCGCAGAACTGGACGCCGACGGATGCGGGCAGGCGCTGGCTGCAAGACTCGCAATGA
- a CDS encoding ADP-ribosylglycohydrolase family protein: MQQAQAVELAERWLRAVGTPLNEPDGVRVDHDNVRLGLEGWVVPWDNVAFLDGGDGMQRIFPPQRLIVTEPEGELREANTTPHPGFSRPVDWPGQPRYREFVDPEYDRAGFYRAGVPRKALVGWKVLHEDGRTTEQLNPKWIPGPRAVGLPRAQNQLETLLNYLQLGVLSHEAALALLFDMVVLLPLSADEPAYEVDPPRRLSAYSSPRKMPESCRWLRITVPTLVSRYPGSGLVINSAAYPRTEFGAEELARVAAEYGSFPRYQPEEPQVVVEPGLDGSFDDYAAQLREHFGLAEQPTVSKHRIQLSRLTGYDLTSGERKLSMLASCWVKTNAERRAAGEQQNWPADLHANGLEVRHEPSGQAYPVPATFGKIPLEGTQDLHRFWHGVIGAYVGFAVGDALGSAVDGMSWSQIQQHYGENGITAPDAVFDRPGQVSWRTQLLLFLTEGTVRGLRTGMRQDGDQQPMAMRSAHARWLVAQGMPWQQAAGALAAERPAPDGWLLNAPEAQFRRGVPEGLAEAVQRAIAEPGRNAGLHGPLMLMWALPDAVAAHKTDPQAQGWYRDPLDAGASAILAELFTGLFRRERFVEPVWMRLQKQLDGLPAADSPHQPAIDLARNALGRWRNYLEPDRDEVEAIGDGQDTASVLGRALLAAAKREYDPRSAILAAANQSGRSAMTAALTGALVGARAGLPGLPREWVDALGVTDLVQEVANDAYWHFSVRNPREQADPQRWKERYPRW; encoded by the coding sequence GTGCAGCAGGCACAGGCCGTCGAACTCGCCGAGCGGTGGTTGCGGGCGGTGGGCACCCCGCTGAACGAGCCCGACGGGGTTCGGGTCGATCACGACAACGTGCGACTCGGCCTGGAAGGTTGGGTCGTGCCGTGGGACAACGTCGCCTTCCTCGACGGCGGGGACGGCATGCAGCGGATCTTCCCGCCGCAGCGGTTGATCGTCACCGAGCCGGAAGGGGAGCTGCGGGAGGCGAACACGACGCCGCACCCCGGTTTCTCGCGCCCGGTCGATTGGCCCGGGCAGCCGCGGTACCGGGAGTTCGTCGATCCGGAGTACGACCGCGCGGGCTTCTACCGGGCGGGCGTGCCGCGGAAAGCTCTGGTCGGCTGGAAAGTCCTGCACGAGGACGGCCGGACGACGGAGCAGCTCAACCCGAAGTGGATTCCCGGCCCGCGAGCGGTGGGCCTGCCGAGGGCGCAGAACCAGCTTGAGACGCTGCTCAACTACCTGCAGCTCGGCGTCCTGTCCCACGAGGCCGCGTTGGCCCTGTTGTTCGACATGGTCGTGCTGCTCCCGTTGTCGGCGGACGAACCGGCCTACGAAGTCGATCCGCCGCGGCGGCTCAGCGCCTACAGCTCGCCGCGCAAGATGCCGGAATCCTGCCGGTGGCTGCGGATCACGGTGCCGACGCTGGTTTCCCGGTACCCCGGCAGCGGTCTCGTGATCAACTCTGCCGCGTATCCGCGGACCGAGTTCGGCGCCGAGGAGTTGGCGCGTGTCGCCGCGGAGTACGGTTCCTTCCCCCGATACCAGCCGGAAGAACCGCAGGTCGTCGTGGAGCCTGGCTTGGACGGGTCGTTCGACGACTATGCGGCGCAGTTGCGGGAGCACTTCGGGCTGGCCGAGCAGCCGACCGTCTCGAAGCACCGCATCCAGCTCTCGCGGCTCACCGGGTACGACCTGACCAGCGGCGAACGCAAGCTGAGCATGCTCGCGAGCTGCTGGGTCAAGACCAACGCCGAGCGACGCGCGGCCGGTGAGCAGCAGAACTGGCCGGCCGATCTGCACGCGAACGGGCTGGAAGTGCGGCATGAGCCGTCCGGGCAGGCGTACCCCGTTCCCGCGACGTTCGGGAAGATCCCGCTGGAAGGAACGCAGGACCTGCACCGGTTCTGGCACGGCGTGATCGGCGCCTACGTCGGTTTCGCCGTGGGCGACGCGCTCGGTTCCGCGGTGGACGGCATGTCGTGGTCGCAGATCCAGCAGCACTACGGCGAGAACGGGATCACCGCGCCGGACGCGGTGTTCGATCGTCCCGGGCAGGTGAGCTGGCGGACTCAGCTTCTGCTGTTCCTGACCGAAGGCACCGTGCGCGGCTTGCGGACGGGGATGCGCCAGGACGGCGACCAGCAGCCGATGGCGATGCGGTCGGCGCACGCGCGATGGCTCGTCGCGCAAGGAATGCCGTGGCAGCAGGCGGCAGGTGCGTTGGCGGCCGAACGTCCGGCACCGGACGGTTGGCTGCTGAATGCGCCCGAAGCGCAATTCCGCCGCGGAGTCCCAGAGGGGCTGGCCGAGGCGGTGCAGCGGGCGATCGCCGAACCCGGCCGGAATGCGGGATTGCACGGTCCGTTGATGCTGATGTGGGCGCTGCCCGATGCGGTAGCGGCGCACAAGACCGACCCGCAGGCGCAGGGCTGGTACCGCGATCCGCTCGACGCCGGAGCGTCCGCGATCCTCGCGGAGTTGTTCACCGGCCTGTTCCGTCGAGAGCGCTTCGTCGAACCCGTGTGGATGCGGTTGCAGAAGCAGCTCGACGGGCTTCCGGCTGCCGACAGCCCGCACCAGCCCGCCATCGACCTCGCGAGGAACGCGTTGGGCCGCTGGCGGAACTACCTCGAGCCCGACCGGGACGAGGTGGAAGCGATAGGCGACGGGCAGGACACCGCTTCGGTCCTCGGCCGAGCCCTGCTGGCCGCCGCGAAGCGGGAGTACGACCCGCGATCGGCGATCCTGGCCGCCGCGAACCAGTCCGGTCGCAGCGCCATGACCGCCGCGCTGACCGGCGCACTCGTCGGCGCCCGCGCGGGTCTGCCGGGGCTGCCGCGGGAATGGGTGGACGCGCTCGGCGTCACCGACCTCGTCCAAGAGGTCGCCAACGACGCCTACTGGCACTTCTCCGTCCGCAATCCGCGCGAGCAAGCCGACCCGCAACGCTGGAAAGAACGCTATCCCCGGTGGTGA
- a CDS encoding 2Fe-2S iron-sulfur cluster-binding protein, translating to MRITWTVDGTERELDVEPRVTVLDALRDRLGVVSPKKGCDHGQCGACTVLVDGWRVTTCLSLAVAQDGAEITTAAGLADDGELHPVARAFVQHDGFQCGYCTPGQVCSAVGMLDEAEQGWPSHATADVAAEPALTDDEIRERMSGNLCRCGAYVNILAAIREVAT from the coding sequence ATGCGGATCACTTGGACAGTGGATGGCACGGAGCGTGAGCTGGACGTGGAGCCGCGGGTCACGGTGCTCGACGCGCTGCGGGACCGGCTGGGGGTGGTGTCGCCGAAGAAGGGGTGCGATCACGGCCAGTGCGGTGCCTGCACGGTGCTGGTGGACGGGTGGCGGGTGACGACCTGCCTGTCGCTCGCCGTGGCGCAGGACGGGGCGGAGATCACCACGGCGGCGGGGCTGGCCGACGACGGTGAGCTGCACCCGGTCGCTCGCGCGTTCGTGCAGCACGACGGGTTCCAGTGCGGTTATTGCACGCCGGGACAGGTTTGTTCCGCGGTGGGAATGCTGGACGAGGCAGAGCAGGGCTGGCCGAGCCACGCCACCGCGGACGTGGCCGCCGAACCCGCGCTCACCGACGACGAGATCCGCGAGCGGATGAGCGGGAACCTGTGCCGCTGCGGGGCTTACGTGAACATCCTGGCCGCGATCCGCGAGGTGGCGACATGA